Proteins from a genomic interval of Piscinibacter sp. HJYY11:
- a CDS encoding NADH-quinone oxidoreductase subunit D encodes MAEIKNYTLNFGPQHPAAHGVLRLVLELDGEVIQRADPHIGLLHRATEKLAETRTYIQSLPYMDRLDYVSMMCNEHAYCLAIEKLLGIEVPERAQYIRVMFSEITRLLNHLMWLGAHGLDCGAMNMLIYCFREREDLFDMYEAASGARMHAAYFRPGGVYRDLPDSMPQYKASKIRNARALAQMNENRQGTLLDFIETFANNFPKRVDEYETLLTDNRIWKQRTVGIGVVSPERALNLGFTGPMLRGSGIQWDLRKNQPYDVYDRMDFDIPLGSNGDTYDRYLVRVEEMRQANRIIQQCVKWLKANPGPVITDNHKVAPPSRVDMKSSMEELIHHFKLFTEGFHVPEGEVYSAVEHPKGEFGIYIVSDGANKPYRLKIRPPGFPHLAALDEMSRGHMIADAVAVIGTMDIVFGEIDR; translated from the coding sequence ATGGCTGAGATCAAGAACTACACCCTCAACTTCGGCCCGCAACACCCGGCTGCGCACGGTGTGCTGCGCCTCGTGCTCGAGCTCGACGGCGAAGTCATCCAGCGTGCCGACCCGCACATCGGCCTGTTGCACCGCGCAACCGAGAAGCTCGCCGAGACGCGCACCTACATCCAGTCGCTGCCCTACATGGACCGGCTCGACTACGTCTCGATGATGTGCAACGAGCACGCCTACTGCCTGGCCATCGAGAAGCTGCTGGGCATCGAGGTGCCCGAGCGTGCGCAGTACATCCGCGTGATGTTCTCCGAGATCACCCGCCTGCTGAACCACCTGATGTGGCTCGGTGCGCACGGCCTCGACTGCGGTGCGATGAACATGCTCATCTACTGCTTCCGCGAGCGCGAAGACCTCTTTGATATGTACGAGGCCGCCTCGGGCGCCCGCATGCATGCGGCCTACTTCCGCCCGGGTGGTGTGTACCGTGATCTGCCGGATTCGATGCCCCAGTACAAGGCCTCGAAGATCCGCAACGCGCGCGCGCTCGCGCAGATGAACGAGAACCGCCAGGGCACGCTGCTCGACTTCATCGAGACCTTCGCGAACAACTTCCCGAAGCGCGTCGACGAATACGAGACGCTGCTCACCGACAACCGCATCTGGAAGCAGCGCACCGTCGGCATCGGCGTCGTCTCTCCGGAACGCGCGCTGAACCTTGGCTTCACCGGCCCGATGCTGCGTGGCTCGGGCATCCAGTGGGACCTGCGCAAGAACCAGCCCTACGACGTCTATGACCGCATGGACTTCGACATCCCGCTGGGCAGCAACGGCGATACCTACGACCGCTACCTCGTGCGCGTGGAAGAGATGCGCCAGGCCAACCGCATCATCCAGCAGTGCGTGAAGTGGCTGAAGGCCAACCCCGGCCCCGTCATCACCGACAACCACAAGGTCGCGCCGCCCTCGCGCGTGGACATGAAGTCCAGCATGGAAGAGCTGATCCACCACTTCAAGCTCTTCACCGAAGGCTTCCACGTGCCCGAGGGCGAGGTGTACTCGGCCGTCGAGCACCCGAAGGGCGAATTCGGCATCTACATCGTGAGCGACGGCGCCAACAAGCCTTATCGCCTGAAGATTCGTCCCCCCGGCTTCCCGCACCTCGCGGCGCTGGATGAAATGTCGCGCGGCCACATGATCGCCGACGCGGTGGCCGTGATTGGCACCATGGACATCGTGTTTGGAGAGATCGACCGGTGA
- a CDS encoding NADH-quinone oxidoreductase subunit C: MSRLDTLQTALESALSDKIKSLVRDRGEITVTVSAANYLDVATRLRDDGTLYFEQLVDLCGVDYSSYKDEPRDGPRFAVVSHLLSVRHNWRVRLKVFCPDDDLPSVAALTPIWNSANWFEREAFDLYGILFDGHLDLRRILTDYGFIGHPFRKDFPVSGHVEMRYDPEQKRVIYQPVTIEPREITPRIIREDNYGGLH, encoded by the coding sequence ATGAGCAGACTCGACACACTCCAAACTGCGCTCGAAAGCGCGCTCAGCGACAAGATCAAATCCCTCGTCCGCGATCGCGGCGAGATCACGGTCACCGTGTCCGCCGCCAACTACCTCGACGTGGCGACCCGGCTGCGCGATGACGGCACGCTGTACTTCGAGCAACTCGTCGACCTTTGCGGCGTCGACTATTCCTCGTACAAGGACGAGCCGCGCGATGGCCCGCGCTTCGCCGTCGTCTCGCACCTGCTGTCGGTCCGCCACAACTGGCGCGTGCGCCTGAAGGTGTTCTGCCCTGATGATGATTTGCCATCGGTGGCGGCGCTCACCCCGATTTGGAACTCGGCCAATTGGTTCGAGCGCGAGGCATTCGACCTCTACGGCATCCTCTTCGACGGCCACCTCGATCTGCGCCGCATCCTCACCGACTACGGCTTCATCGGTCACCCGTTCCGCAAGGACTTCCCGGTCAGCGGCCACGTCGAGATGCGGTACGACCCCGAGCAGAAGCGCGTCATCTACCAGCCGGTGACCATCGAGCCGCGCGAGATCACGCCGCGCATCATCCGCGAAGACAACTACGGCGGCCTGCACTGA
- a CDS encoding NADH-quinone oxidoreductase subunit B family protein — protein sequence MGIEGVLKEGFITTSVDALVNWSKTGSLWPMTFGLACCAVEMMHAGAARYDIDRFGMLFRPSPRQSDLMIVAGTLCNKMAPALRKVYDQMAEPRWVLSMGSCANGGGYYHYSYSVVRGCDRIVPVDVYVPGCPPTAEALLYGILQLQTKIRRENTIAR from the coding sequence GTGGGTATCGAAGGCGTTCTCAAAGAAGGCTTCATCACCACGAGCGTCGATGCTCTGGTCAACTGGTCCAAGACCGGTTCGCTGTGGCCGATGACGTTCGGCCTCGCGTGTTGCGCGGTGGAAATGATGCACGCGGGTGCCGCCCGTTACGACATCGACCGTTTCGGGATGCTGTTCCGTCCCAGCCCGCGCCAGAGCGACTTGATGATCGTCGCTGGCACGCTGTGCAACAAGATGGCGCCGGCGCTGCGCAAGGTGTACGACCAGATGGCCGAGCCGCGCTGGGTGCTCTCGATGGGCTCCTGCGCGAATGGTGGCGGCTACTACCACTACAGCTACTCCGTCGTGCGCGGCTGCGACCGCATCGTGCCGGTGGACGTCTACGTGCCGGGCTGCCCGCCGACGGCAGAAGCGCTGCTCTACGGCATCCTGCAGCTGCAGACGAAGATCCGCCGCGAAAACACGATCGCCCGCTGA
- a CDS encoding NADH-quinone oxidoreductase subunit A — MNLGPYLPVILFILVGVAVGVAPQVLGFLFGPRRPDAAKNSPYECGFEAFEDARMKFDVRYYLVAILFILFDLEIAFLFPWAVSLHEIGAAGFWAMMLFLGILVVGFAYEWKKGALDWE; from the coding sequence ATGAATCTCGGCCCCTACCTTCCTGTGATCTTGTTCATCCTGGTAGGTGTGGCGGTCGGTGTGGCGCCCCAGGTGCTGGGTTTTCTCTTCGGGCCGCGTCGTCCTGACGCCGCCAAGAACTCCCCTTACGAATGCGGTTTCGAGGCGTTTGAAGACGCGCGGATGAAGTTCGACGTGCGCTACTACCTGGTGGCGATCCTCTTCATCCTCTTCGACCTGGAAATTGCTTTCCTCTTCCCCTGGGCCGTGTCGCTGCACGAGATCGGTGCTGCCGGCTTCTGGGCCATGATGTTGTTCCTGGGCATCCTTGTCGTCGGCTTCGCCTACGAGTGGAAAAAGGGCGCCCTCGACTGGGAATGA
- the secG gene encoding preprotein translocase subunit SecG, whose translation MQVLMNVVLVLQIVTALAMIGLVLIQHGKGADMGASFGSGSSGSLFGASGSANFLSRSTAVCAAIFFCCTLALAYSANTRSGATPSDSVLDRAGAAPAAASAPASSAVPAAAVIPGAAPATSTSAPSASAPASIPGSK comes from the coding sequence ATGCAAGTGTTGATGAATGTCGTGTTGGTGCTGCAGATCGTGACCGCGTTGGCCATGATCGGGTTGGTGTTGATCCAGCACGGCAAGGGCGCCGACATGGGCGCATCGTTTGGCAGCGGTTCATCGGGCAGCCTTTTTGGCGCCAGCGGAAGTGCCAATTTCCTGTCCCGTTCCACCGCGGTATGCGCTGCGATCTTCTTCTGCTGCACCCTGGCTCTTGCCTACAGCGCCAACACGCGCTCCGGTGCCACGCCCAGCGACAGCGTTCTCGATCGCGCAGGGGCGGCACCCGCGGCTGCGAGTGCTCCTGCGAGCAGTGCGGTACCGGCTGCGGCGGTGATCCCAGGGGCAGCGCCTGCTACTTCGACGTCCGCGCCCTCGGCCTCTGCGCCTGCCTCGATCCCGGGCAGCAAGTGA
- the tpiA gene encoding triose-phosphate isomerase: MRRKLVVGNWKMNGSRVANAELLAALKEAEPWDAAVAVCAPFPYLADTALSLQGSRMQWGAQDCSAHESGAYTGEVSAGMLAEFGCHFVIVGHSERRALHAESDQLVADKTKIALAHKLTPIVCVGETLAEREAGQTDAVVKRQLSAVIHTLGHCISQVVVAYEPVWAIGTGKTATPEQAQAVHAVLRAQLHAATEKSGEMLILYGGSVKADNAKHLFAQADIDGGLIGGASLKAADFAAICKAAA, translated from the coding sequence ATGCGTCGCAAACTCGTGGTGGGCAACTGGAAGATGAACGGCAGCCGTGTGGCCAATGCCGAGTTGCTGGCTGCACTGAAGGAAGCCGAGCCGTGGGATGCCGCAGTGGCGGTGTGCGCGCCGTTTCCGTATCTCGCCGACACGGCGCTCTCGCTACAAGGCAGCCGCATGCAATGGGGGGCGCAGGACTGCTCGGCCCACGAATCGGGTGCGTACACCGGTGAGGTGTCGGCTGGCATGCTGGCCGAGTTCGGCTGCCACTTCGTGATCGTCGGCCACTCGGAGCGCCGAGCGCTCCATGCCGAGTCGGATCAATTGGTCGCCGACAAGACCAAGATCGCGCTGGCCCACAAGCTGACGCCGATTGTGTGCGTCGGCGAAACACTGGCCGAACGCGAAGCAGGCCAGACCGATGCGGTCGTCAAGCGCCAGCTGTCGGCGGTGATTCACACGCTCGGCCACTGCATCTCGCAGGTGGTCGTGGCCTATGAGCCGGTGTGGGCCATCGGCACCGGCAAGACCGCCACGCCCGAGCAAGCGCAGGCCGTGCACGCGGTGTTGCGTGCTCAACTGCATGCCGCCACCGAAAAATCAGGCGAGATGCTCATCCTCTACGGTGGCAGCGTGAAGGCCGACAACGCCAAGCACCTGTTCGCCCAAGCCGACATCGACGGCGGTCTCATCGGCGGTGCGTCGTTGAAGGCTGCCGATTTCGCTGCCATCTGCAAAGCCGCCGCCTGA
- a CDS encoding NAD(P)H-quinone oxidoreductase has product MKAIEISSYGKPDVLRPVDRPTPSAGAGEVLIRVSASGVNRPDVLQRKGHYPVPPGASDLPGLEVAGVIIDGDREAMRAAGFKPGDRVCALVAGGGYAEQCVAPIGQCLPVPGSLSDVEAASLPETFFTVWSNVFDRGGLKAGETFLVQGGTSGIGVTAIQLAKAVGATVIATAGSDEKCEACRSLGADHAINYRSQDFVAEVARITEKRGVDVVLDMVAGDYVARELSCLAEDGRLVIIAVQGGVEARIDAGVVMRKRLTVTGSTLRPRPVAFKTAIAQSLRAKVWPWLASGAVKPVIFKTFPAEQAAQAHALMESNEHIGKIVLTW; this is encoded by the coding sequence ATGAAAGCCATCGAAATCTCGTCCTACGGCAAGCCGGACGTGCTGCGTCCGGTCGATCGCCCCACGCCCTCTGCGGGGGCGGGGGAGGTGCTGATCCGTGTCAGCGCCTCTGGCGTCAACCGGCCTGACGTGCTGCAGCGCAAGGGGCACTATCCGGTGCCACCCGGTGCGTCCGACTTGCCGGGGCTCGAAGTCGCCGGCGTCATCATCGACGGCGACCGCGAAGCGATGCGCGCTGCAGGCTTCAAGCCCGGTGATCGCGTCTGTGCGCTGGTGGCCGGTGGCGGTTATGCCGAGCAGTGCGTGGCGCCGATCGGGCAGTGCCTGCCGGTGCCGGGCTCGCTGAGCGATGTCGAGGCGGCCAGCCTGCCCGAGACCTTTTTCACTGTCTGGTCGAACGTGTTCGACCGCGGTGGCCTGAAGGCGGGCGAGACCTTCCTCGTGCAAGGTGGGACCAGCGGCATCGGCGTGACGGCCATTCAGCTTGCCAAGGCGGTGGGCGCGACGGTGATCGCCACCGCGGGCTCCGACGAGAAGTGCGAGGCCTGCCGCTCGCTCGGTGCCGACCATGCGATCAACTACCGCAGCCAGGACTTCGTCGCCGAAGTGGCGCGTATCACCGAGAAGCGCGGCGTCGATGTCGTGCTGGACATGGTCGCCGGCGACTACGTGGCGCGTGAGCTGAGCTGCCTGGCCGAAGACGGCCGGCTGGTCATCATCGCAGTGCAGGGCGGGGTGGAAGCGCGCATCGACGCAGGTGTCGTGATGCGCAAGCGCCTCACCGTCACCGGCTCCACGCTGCGGCCGCGTCCGGTCGCGTTCAAGACGGCCATCGCGCAGTCTCTGCGCGCGAAGGTGTGGCCCTGGTTGGCTTCGGGCGCGGTCAAACCGGTGATCTTCAAGACCTTCCCGGCCGAACAGGCAGCGCAGGCCCACGCGTTGATGGAATCGAACGAGCACATCGGCAAGATCGTGCTCACGTGGTGA
- the pnp gene encoding polyribonucleotide nucleotidyltransferase, which yields MSMFNKVTKTFQWGQHTVKLETGEIARQASGAVLVDMEDTVVLATVVGAKNAKPGQDFFPLTVDYLEKTYAAGKIPGSFFKREGRPSELETLTSRLIDRPLRPLFPDGFYNEVQVVIHVLSLNPEVSADIPSLIGASAALAISGIPFNGPIGAARVGYINGEYVLNPGKTQLLDSQMDLVVAGTQAAVLMVESEAQQLSEEVMLGGVVFGHEQGNIAIAAINELVRDAGKPAWDWQPPAKDETFIGKVTQLAEEKLRAAYQIRSKQARTQATRQATADVFAALDAEGTEYDKVKVETILFEIEARIVRSQILSGEPRIDGRDTRTVRPIEIRNGVLPRVHGSALFTRGETQALVAATLGTDRDSQKIDALAGEFSEHFMLHYNMPPFATGETGRVGSPKRREIGHGRLAKRALVAVLPDRVEFPYSMRVVSEITESNGSSSMASVCGGCLALMDAGVPLKAHVAGIAMGLIKDGNRFAVLTDILGDEDHLGDMDFKVAGTTAGVTALQMDIKIQGITKEIMQVALAQAKEARLHILGKMTEAMGEAKAEVSQFAPRLYTMKINPEKIRDVIGKGGATIRALTEETGTTIDIGEDGTITIASADADKAAYAKKRIEEITAEVEVGKVYEGPITKILEFGALVNLLPGKDGLLHISQIAHQRVEKVTDFLKEGQIVKVKVLETDEKGRVKLSMKALIEREPQAPATQE from the coding sequence ATGAGCATGTTCAACAAAGTCACCAAAACCTTCCAGTGGGGCCAGCACACCGTCAAGCTGGAAACCGGCGAGATCGCCCGCCAAGCTTCCGGTGCGGTGCTCGTCGACATGGAAGACACCGTGGTGCTCGCCACCGTCGTGGGCGCCAAGAACGCCAAGCCTGGTCAGGACTTCTTCCCCCTGACCGTCGACTACCTCGAAAAGACCTACGCCGCCGGCAAGATCCCGGGCAGCTTCTTCAAGCGTGAAGGCCGCCCGAGCGAGCTCGAGACCCTGACCTCGCGTCTGATCGACCGCCCGCTGCGCCCGCTGTTTCCGGACGGCTTCTACAACGAGGTGCAGGTCGTGATCCACGTCCTGTCGCTGAACCCCGAAGTCTCGGCCGACATCCCCTCGCTGATCGGCGCGAGCGCTGCGCTGGCCATCTCCGGCATCCCGTTCAACGGCCCGATTGGTGCCGCACGCGTGGGCTACATCAACGGCGAGTACGTGCTGAACCCCGGCAAGACCCAGCTGCTCGATTCGCAGATGGACCTCGTGGTTGCCGGCACTCAGGCCGCGGTGCTGATGGTCGAGTCCGAAGCACAGCAGCTGAGCGAAGAAGTGATGCTCGGCGGCGTGGTCTTCGGCCACGAGCAAGGCAACATCGCCATCGCCGCGATCAACGAGCTGGTGCGTGATGCCGGCAAGCCGGCCTGGGATTGGCAGCCGCCCGCGAAGGACGAGACCTTCATTGGCAAGGTCACCCAGCTTGCCGAAGAGAAGCTGCGCGCCGCCTACCAGATCCGCTCCAAGCAGGCCCGCACGCAAGCCACCCGCCAGGCCACGGCCGACGTGTTCGCCGCGCTCGATGCAGAAGGCACCGAGTACGACAAGGTGAAGGTCGAGACCATCCTGTTCGAGATCGAGGCTCGCATCGTGCGCAGCCAGATCCTGTCGGGCGAGCCCCGCATCGACGGCCGCGACACCCGCACCGTGCGCCCGATCGAGATCCGCAACGGCGTGCTGCCGCGCGTGCATGGCTCGGCGCTCTTCACCCGTGGCGAGACGCAGGCGCTGGTCGCCGCCACCCTCGGCACCGACCGTGACTCGCAGAAGATCGACGCGCTCGCGGGCGAGTTCAGCGAGCACTTCATGCTCCACTACAACATGCCCCCGTTTGCCACCGGCGAAACCGGCCGCGTGGGTTCGCCGAAGCGCCGCGAGATCGGCCACGGCCGTCTGGCCAAGCGCGCGCTGGTCGCCGTGCTGCCGGACCGTGTCGAGTTCCCGTATTCGATGCGCGTGGTTTCCGAGATCACGGAGTCGAACGGCTCCTCGTCGATGGCCTCCGTGTGCGGCGGCTGCCTCGCGCTGATGGACGCCGGCGTGCCCCTCAAGGCGCACGTGGCCGGCATTGCCATGGGCCTGATCAAGGACGGCAACCGCTTCGCCGTGCTGACCGACATCCTGGGCGATGAAGATCACCTGGGCGACATGGACTTCAAGGTCGCCGGCACCACCGCGGGCGTGACCGCCCTGCAGATGGACATCAAGATCCAGGGCATCACCAAGGAAATCATGCAGGTCGCCCTGGCCCAGGCCAAGGAAGCCCGCCTGCACATCCTTGGCAAGATGACCGAAGCGATGGGCGAGGCCAAGGCCGAGGTGTCGCAGTTCGCACCGCGCCTGTACACGATGAAGATCAACCCCGAGAAGATCCGTGACGTGATCGGCAAGGGCGGCGCGACCATCCGCGCGCTGACCGAAGAGACCGGCACGACGATCGACATCGGCGAAGACGGCACCATCACCATCGCCTCAGCCGACGCCGACAAGGCAGCCTACGCCAAGAAGCGCATCGAAGAGATCACCGCCGAAGTGGAAGTGGGCAAGGTCTACGAAGGCCCGATCACCAAGATCCTGGAATTCGGTGCGCTCGTGAACCTGCTGCCGGGCAAGGATGGCCTGCTGCACATCAGCCAGATCGCGCACCAGCGCGTCGAGAAGGTCACCGACTTCCTGAAGGAAGGCCAGATCGTCAAGGTCAAGGTGCTCGAGACCGACGAGAAGGGTCGCGTCAAGCTGTCGATGAAGGCCCTGATCGAACGCGAACCGCAGGCGCCTGCCACGCAGGAGTGA
- the rpsO gene encoding 30S ribosomal protein S15, translated as MSVADIKKAEIVKANARSAADTGSPEVQVALLTARINELTPHFKTHLKDHHGRRGLLKMVNTRKSLLAYLKNKDAERYTALIQKLGLRK; from the coding sequence ATGTCTGTCGCTGATATCAAGAAGGCCGAAATCGTCAAGGCCAATGCCCGCAGTGCTGCCGACACTGGCTCCCCCGAAGTCCAAGTCGCGCTGCTGACCGCTCGCATCAACGAGCTGACCCCCCACTTCAAGACCCACCTGAAGGACCACCACGGCCGCCGTGGCCTCCTGAAGATGGTCAACACCCGCAAGAGCCTCTTGGCCTACCTCAAGAACAAGGACGCAGAGCGCTACACCGCTCTGATCCAGAAGCTCGGTCTGCGCAAGTAA
- a CDS encoding pyridoxal phosphate-dependent aminotransferase, which translates to MRNAIASLPGSRIREVANAGIGRSDVLAFWFGESDEVTPSPARDAAIASLQAGETFYSHNLGLPALREALSTYVSELHLPVAAERIAVTSSGVSALMLASQLLLEPGDEVVAVVPVWPNVTAQPVILGARVNRVSLAVREGAWELDLQALLEAITPRTRAVILNAPNNPTGWTLTRAEQQAILDRCRLTGSWIVADEVYERLYFEPGHRAAPSFLDIADPADRLVVAHSFSKSFLMTGWRLGWLVLPAGLSGEVAKLIEFNTSCAPVFVQKGGLAALAQAGESVSGLVSRLQVCRDTLVPRLASLPRVTVAVPRGGMYAFFRVEGENDSLAFAKRLVERHGLGLAPGSAFGDEAEGWLRWCFAARDPARLVQGVDRLAEALRL; encoded by the coding sequence ATGAGAAACGCCATCGCCAGCCTGCCGGGCTCCAGGATCCGCGAAGTGGCCAACGCCGGCATCGGCCGCAGCGACGTGCTGGCCTTCTGGTTCGGTGAGAGCGACGAGGTCACGCCCAGCCCGGCGCGGGACGCCGCCATCGCCTCACTGCAGGCAGGCGAGACCTTCTATTCGCACAACCTCGGGCTGCCGGCGCTGCGCGAGGCGCTCAGCACCTACGTGAGCGAGCTGCACCTGCCGGTCGCGGCGGAGCGCATCGCGGTCACCTCGTCCGGTGTGAGCGCCTTGATGCTGGCGAGCCAGCTCCTCCTGGAACCCGGCGACGAGGTGGTGGCCGTGGTGCCGGTGTGGCCCAACGTGACGGCGCAGCCGGTGATCCTCGGCGCACGGGTGAATCGGGTGTCGCTCGCGGTGCGCGAGGGTGCCTGGGAGCTCGACCTGCAGGCGCTGCTGGAGGCCATCACACCGCGCACGCGCGCCGTGATCCTGAATGCACCGAACAACCCGACCGGCTGGACGCTGACGCGCGCCGAGCAGCAGGCCATCCTCGACCGCTGCCGCCTGACCGGCAGCTGGATCGTGGCCGACGAGGTCTACGAGCGCCTCTATTTCGAACCCGGCCACCGGGCGGCGCCTAGCTTCCTGGACATCGCCGACCCGGCCGACCGGCTCGTCGTCGCACACAGCTTCTCCAAGAGCTTTCTGATGACTGGCTGGCGTCTGGGCTGGCTGGTGCTGCCCGCGGGGCTGTCGGGCGAGGTGGCCAAGTTGATCGAGTTCAACACCTCCTGCGCGCCGGTGTTCGTGCAGAAGGGGGGCCTGGCGGCGCTGGCCCAGGCCGGGGAGTCGGTGTCTGGGCTGGTCAGCCGGCTGCAGGTGTGCCGAGACACGCTCGTCCCGCGCTTGGCGTCGTTGCCCCGGGTGACAGTGGCGGTGCCCCGTGGCGGGATGTATGCCTTCTTTCGCGTCGAGGGCGAAAACGACTCCCTGGCCTTCGCGAAGCGCTTGGTCGAACGCCACGGCCTTGGGCTCGCCCCCGGTTCGGCTTTTGGCGATGAAGCGGAGGGCTGGCTGCGCTGGTGCTTCGCGGCCCGCGACCCTGCCCGGCTTGTGCAAGGGGTGGACCGACTGGCTGAGGCCCTTCGGCTATAA
- the tsaD gene encoding tRNA (adenosine(37)-N6)-threonylcarbamoyltransferase complex transferase subunit TsaD — protein sequence MKVLGVESSCDETGVALVEAGAEGVPKLLAQALHSQIDMHQAYGGVVPELASRDHIRRVLPLTGHVLAEAGCALQGIDVVAYTRGPGLAGALLVGAGVACSLAAALGKPVVGVHHLEGHLLSPFLSVDPPEFPFVALLVSGGHTQLMRVDDVGSYELLGETIDDAAGEAFDKSAKMLGLGYPGGPALARLAEFGSADAFELPRPLLHSGNLDFSFAGLKTAVRTQALKFGSNVCEQDKAHLAASTQQAIVEVLVKKSLAALKQTGLKRLVVAGGVGANARLREQLNSACVKRGAKVHYPELALCTDNGAMIALAAAMRLQRGLAQPRREYGFNVQPRWDLSTV from the coding sequence ATGAAAGTCCTGGGGGTTGAGTCGTCGTGCGATGAAACGGGTGTGGCGCTGGTCGAGGCTGGTGCCGAGGGTGTTCCGAAGCTGCTCGCCCAGGCCTTGCACAGCCAGATCGACATGCACCAGGCCTATGGCGGCGTGGTGCCCGAGCTGGCCTCGCGTGACCACATCCGGCGGGTCCTGCCGTTGACGGGCCATGTGCTGGCTGAGGCGGGGTGTGCGTTGCAAGGCATTGATGTGGTCGCCTATACCCGCGGCCCGGGTCTGGCCGGTGCGCTGCTCGTGGGGGCCGGGGTGGCGTGCTCCCTGGCGGCGGCGCTCGGCAAGCCGGTGGTGGGAGTGCATCACCTGGAAGGACATCTGCTGTCGCCATTCCTGTCGGTCGACCCGCCCGAGTTTCCGTTCGTGGCCCTGCTCGTGTCGGGCGGGCACACGCAGCTGATGCGGGTCGACGACGTCGGCAGCTATGAACTGCTGGGCGAGACCATCGACGACGCGGCAGGCGAGGCCTTCGACAAGTCGGCCAAGATGCTGGGCCTGGGCTACCCGGGCGGGCCTGCGCTGGCACGCCTGGCCGAGTTTGGCAGTGCCGACGCCTTCGAGCTGCCGCGTCCGCTGCTGCACAGCGGGAATCTCGATTTTTCGTTTGCGGGCCTCAAGACGGCGGTGCGCACCCAGGCGCTGAAGTTCGGCTCCAACGTCTGTGAGCAGGACAAGGCGCACCTCGCGGCCTCGACCCAACAAGCGATCGTCGAGGTGCTGGTCAAGAAGTCGCTCGCGGCGTTGAAGCAGACCGGCCTGAAGCGCCTGGTGGTTGCGGGCGGCGTGGGGGCCAACGCCCGCCTTCGTGAGCAGCTGAATTCCGCTTGCGTCAAGCGAGGCGCGAAAGTGCACTATCCCGAGCTGGCCCTGTGCACCGACAACGGCGCCATGATCGCCCTGGCCGCGGCGATGCGGCTGCAGCGCGGCCTGGCTCAGCCGCGCCGGGAATACGGGTTCAACGTGCAGCCACGCTGGGATTTGTCGACCGTATGA
- a CDS encoding ANTAR domain-containing response regulator: MKAPLRPAIPATTLRIVIVAPDLAPDASDPEAGTEAERSRALRIGLLEHGYNIVAVLPADVFLPDRLAQIAPDMIIVDAESQARDTLEHVVMATREERRPIVLFTNDDDTTHVGAAIAAGVTAYVVAGLAPERVKPVLDVAMARFQHEEGLRRELADARTELSDRKLIDRAKALLIRHHGLSEEEAYARLRRTAMEKRLKLSDVAQRLIDVSDLLG, from the coding sequence ATGAAAGCGCCCCTGCGCCCTGCTATTCCGGCGACCACCCTGCGCATCGTCATCGTGGCGCCCGACCTCGCACCCGATGCGTCCGACCCTGAAGCCGGCACCGAGGCGGAACGTTCGCGCGCGCTGCGCATCGGCCTGTTGGAGCACGGCTACAACATCGTGGCCGTGCTGCCGGCCGACGTCTTCCTGCCCGACCGCCTCGCGCAAATCGCGCCCGACATGATCATCGTCGACGCCGAAAGCCAGGCGCGCGACACCCTGGAGCATGTGGTGATGGCCACGCGCGAGGAGCGCCGCCCGATCGTGCTCTTCACGAACGACGACGACACGACCCACGTGGGCGCTGCCATTGCGGCGGGGGTGACCGCCTATGTGGTGGCCGGCCTCGCGCCCGAGCGCGTGAAGCCCGTGCTCGACGTTGCCATGGCGCGCTTCCAGCACGAAGAGGGGCTGCGCCGCGAGCTGGCCGACGCACGGACGGAGTTGTCAGACCGCAAACTGATCGACCGCGCGAAGGCACTGCTGATCCGCCACCACGGCCTAAGTGAAGAAGAGGCCTACGCAAGGCTGCGACGCACCGCAATGGAGAAACGCCTGAAGCTCTCTGATGTGGCGCAGCGCCTCATTGATGTGAGCGACCTGCTCGGCTGA